Part of the Pseudomonas chlororaphis genome, AGATCGGTTTGTGCTTGCGCAGCTTCAGGGCGCTTTCCACCGCGCCCTTGCCCAGGATCGGCAATTGGCTGGCGGTGGAGCTGATGACAATGTCGCTGTGCACAAGCTCGGCGGGAATGTCCGACAGCAGCACCGCGTGGGCGCCGAACTGTTCGGCCAGGATACTGGCGCGCTCCAGGGTCCGGTTGGCGACGACGATGCGCTTGACCCCCAGGTCGTGAAGATGGCGGGCGACCAGGGTGATGGTCTCGCCGGCGCCGATCAGCAGCGCCTGGCTGCGTTGCAGGTCGCTGAAAATCTGTTTCGCCAGGCTGACGGCGGCAAACGCCACGGACACCGGGTTCTCGCCGATGGCGGTGTCGGTGCGCACCTGCTTGGCGGCGTTGAACGTGGCCTGGAACAGCCGCCCCAGCAGCGGGCCAACGGTTCCGGCCTCGCGGGCCACGGCGTAGGCCGACTTCATCTGGCCGAGGATCTGCGGCTCGCCCAGTACCAGCGAATCGAGGCCCGAGGCCACGCGCATCATGTGACGAACGGCCGCATCGTCTTCGTGCACATAGGCACTGGCACGCAGCTCTTCGAGGCTCAGGTCGTGAAAACCGGCCAGCCAGCGCAGTACCGAATCGGCCGAAACGTGATCCTGTTCTATATAAAGCTCGCTGCGGTTGCAGGTGGAGAGGATCGCGGCTTCGCGGCTGTCGGTCAGTCGGCAGAGCTGCTGCAGGGCCTCAACCAGCTGCTCAGGCGTAAAGGCCACGCGCTCGCGGACGTCTACTGAAGCAGTCTTGTGGTTAATACCAAGTGCAAGGAAGGCCATTCAAGGTCGCTGATGGTGACGTGAAGCCGGCAATTGTCCTACTTCGCCAGATTCAGAACAACCACTCGATCTCTATCGCCCGACACCCGCGCGTAAATCGACGGGGCGGTTATGTTTGACCGAAGGCTTGTGTCATGATGATCCGACCGCAGGTTAGTCGTCCTCTTCCTATATGAATAGATCTTCCGCGTTGTTCCTCGCTCTTGCCTTGCTCAGCGGCTGCCAGTCCATGGCCCCCGTGTCGACAGACGGTTCCCCACCGGTCGAAGACAGCACGCAAGCCCCTGAAAAGCCCAAGGTCTACGGCTCGTTCAGCGAAGAAACCATCTTCAGCCTGTTGAGCGCCGAACTGGCAGGCCAGCGCAATCGCTTCGACATTGCGCTGGACAACTATGTGACCCAGGCCATCAATACCCAGGACCCGGGCATCTCCGAGCGGGCGTTTCGCATCGCCGAGTACCTGGGCGCCGACCAGCCCGCGCTGGATACCGCACTGATCTGGGCCAAGAATGCCCCGGACGACCTGGAAGCGCAGCGCGCCGCCGCCGTGCAACTGGCGCGGGCCGGGCGCTACGACGACTCCATGATGTACATGGAGAAAGTCCTGCTGGGCAAGGGCGACACCCATTTCGACTTCCTGGCGCTGTCGGCAGCCGACACCGACCAGGAAACCCGCAACGGCCTGATGAAAAGCTTCGATCGGCTGTTGCAGCGTCATCCGAACAACGGCCAGCTGATTTTTGGCAAGGCCCTGCTGATGCAACAGGATGGCGACACCCAGGGTGCCCTCAGCCTGCTGGAAGACAACCCGCCGGAAGCCGGCGAAGTGGCGCCTATCCTGCTGCGCGCCCGCCTGCTGCAAGGCTTGAATCGCGGTGACGAAGCCCTGCCGCTGCTGGAAAAAAGCATCAAGAAGTACCCGGACGACAAACGCCTGCGCCTCACCTACGCCCGCATGCTGGTGGAGAACAACCGCATGGACGACGCCAAGGTGGAGTTCTCCAGCCTGGTCCAGCAGTACCCGGAAGACGACGACTTGCGTTATTCCCTGGCGCTGGTGTGCCTGGAAGCCAAGGCCTGGGACGAGGCCAGGGGCTATCTGGAAGACCTGATCGCCAGGGAAAGCCACGTCGATTCGGCCCACCTGAACCTGGGACGCATCGCCGAGGAACGCAACGACCCCGAAAGCGCATTGATCGAATACGCCCAGGTCGGCCCGGGCAACGACTACCTGCCGGCCCAGCTGCGCCAGGCCGATATCCTGATGGGCAACGGCAAGACCAGCGAGGCCCAGAGCCGCCTGGCCGTGCAGCGCGACGCCCAACCGGACTACGGCATCCAGCTGTACCTGATCGAAGCCGAGACCCTGTCGGCCAACAATCAGGGCGACAAGGCCTGGAATGTGCTGCAACAAGCCTTGAAGCAGTACCCGGATGACCTGAACCTGCTGTACACCCGTGCCATGCAGGCGGAAAAACGCAATGACCTGGGCCAGATGGAGAAAGACCTGCGCCTGATCATCCAGCGCGACCCGGACAACGCCATGGCCCTGAACGCCCTCGGCTACACCCTGTCGGATCGCACCACCCGCTACGACGAAGCCAAGTTGCTGATCGAACAGGCCCACCAGATCAACCCGGAAGACCCGGCCGTGCTCGACAGCCTGGGTTGGGTGAACTTCCGCCTGGGCAATCTCGACGAAGCCGAACGCCTGTTGCGCCAGGCCCTGGAGCGTTTTCCCGACCAGGAAGTCGCCGCGCACCTGGGCGAAGTCCTGTGGGCCAACGGCAAACAACGCGAAGCCCGGCAGATCTGGAGCCGCTTCCTAAAGGAGCAGCCCGACAGCCCGATCTTGCGCGGTACCATCAAACGCCTGACCGGATCAGAGACCCTCTAAGACCATGTTTTTGCGCCACTTCATCGTTTTCAGCTTCATCGCCCTGCTCGCCGGTTGCGCGGGCTTCGGTGCCCGTGAATCAGTCCAGGGCCATGGCAACCCGGCCCAGTGGCGCGAGCACAAGACCCAACTGAGCGGCCTCGACGGCTGGCAGATCGACGGCAAGATCGGCATCCGCGCACCGAAGGATTCGGGTAGCGGCACGCTGTTCTGGCTGCAGCGCCAGGACTACTACGACATTCGCCTGTCGGGCCCGCTGGGTCGCGGCGCGGCCCGCCTGACCGGCCGGCCGGGCCAGGTGGCGCTGGAAGTGGCCAACCAGGGGCGCTACGAGGCGCCGACGCCCGAAGCCTTGCTGGAAGAGCAACTGGGCTGGAAATTGCCGGTTTCCCACCTGACCTGGTGGGTACGCGGCTTGCCGGCGCCGGACAGCAAGAGTCGCCTGACCCTTGACGCCGACAGCCGCCTGTCCAACCTGGAACAGGACGATTGGCAGATCGAATACCTCAGCTACGCCCAGCAGAACGGCTACTGGCTGCCCGAGCGCATCAAACTGCACGGCAGCAACCTCGACGTGACGCTGGTGATCAAGCAATGGCAGCCGCGCAAGCTGGGGCAATGACATGACCGCTTCACGCCTGACCCTGCCCTCCCCGGCCAAACTCAACCTGATGCTGCACATCCTCGGGCGTCGCCCGGACGGTTATCACGAACTGCAAACGATCTTCCAGTTTCTCGACTACGGTGACGAGATCACTTTTGCCGTGCGCGACGACGGCGTGATTCGCCTGCACACCGAGTTCGAGGGCGTGCCCCATGACAGCAACCTGATCGTCAGGGCCGCGAAAAAACTCCAGGAACAAACCGGCTGCGCGCTGGGCATCGACATCTGGATCGAAAAAATCCTGCCCATGGGCGGCGGAATCGGCGGCGGCAGTTCAAATGCGGCGACGACTTTGCTTGGGCTAAACCACCTCTGGCAACTGGGTTGGGACGCCGATCGGCTGGCGGCGCTGGGCCTGGAACTGGGGGCCGACGTCCCGGTTTTCGTGCGTGGGCACGCCGCTTTTGCCGAGGGCGTCGGGGAAAAACTCACGCCAGTGGAGCCCGAAGAACCCTGGTACCTGGTACTGGTGCCGCAAGTCTCTGTAAGTACAGCAGAAATTTTTTCAGATCCACTGTTGACACGTAACTCTCCTCCCATTAAAGTGCGCCCCGTTCCCAAGGGAAACAGTCGAAATGACTGCTTACCGGTGGTAGCGAGGCGTTATCCAGATGTTCGTAACGCCTTGAATTTGTTAGGTAAATTTACCGAAGCAAAACTCACCGGAACTGGAAGTTGTGTGTTTGGGGGCTTCCCAAGCAAAGCTGAAGCTGATAAAGTCTCGGCCCTTCTTACAGAGACCCTTACAGGGTTTGTAGCAAAAGGAAGCAACGTTTCGATGTTGCACCGCAAGCTGCAAAGTCTGCTCTAAAAGGAATCGAGTGCTGGGCACTCGCAGCAACAGATACAGGGGCGTCGCCAAGCGGTAAGGCAGCAGGTTTTGATCCTGCCATGCGTTGGTTCGAATCCAGCCGCCCCTGCCATTTTCCTATACTCATCCAGGTATACCCTCAGCCTTCAGGTACTGCGCGTGTCCAAGATGATGGTCTTTACGGGGAACGCTAACCCCGATCTGGCTCGGCGTGTCGTACGTCAGCTGCATATCCCTCTCGGTGACATTTCTGTCGGTAAGTTCTCCGACGGCGAAATCACTGCCGAGATCAATGAAAACGTTCGCGGTAAAGACGTCTTCATTATTCAGCCGACCTGCGCTCCGACCAACGATAACCTGATGGAACTCGTCGTGATGGCTGATGCCTTCCGCCGTTCCTCGGCTACTCGTATCACTGCTGTTATTCCTTACTTTGGTTATGCCCGCCAGGATCGCCGTCCGCGTTCCGCACGTGTGGCCATCAGCGCGAAAGTCGTGGCTGATATGCTCACCGTCGTTGGCATCGACCGTGTTCTCACGGTTGACCTGCACGCTGACCAGATCCAGGGCTTCTTCGATATTCCCGTGGACAACATCTACGGCTCCCCCGTTCTGGTGGATGACATTGAAGACCAGCGCTTCGAAAACCTGATGATCGTCTCCCCGGACATTGGCGGTGTCGTGCGTGCACGTGCCGTTGCCAAATCCCTGGGCGTGGACCTGGGTATCATCGACAAACGTCGTGAGAAGGCCAATCACTCCGAAGTGATGCACATCATCGGCGACGTCGAAGGACGTACCTGTATCCTGGTCGACGACATGGTCGATACCGCCGGCACCTTGTGCCACGCGGCCAAGGCCCTGAAAGAGCACGGCGCAGCCAAGGTCTTTGCCTACTGCACACACCCTGTGCTGTCGGGTCGGGCGATCGAGAACATTGAAAATTCCGTGCTGGACGAACTGGTGGTGACCAACACCATCCCGTTGTCCGCAGCAGCACAAGCCTGTGCACGTATCCGTCAACTGGATATCGCACCGGTTGTTGCCGAAGCGGTTCGCCGCATCAGCAATGAAGAATCGATCAGCGCGATGTTCCGCTAAGGGCCCTGCCCTCGCGATGACATCTCGTTGACGAAAAGCGCCCCGCCCCGGCATTCACTGTCGGGGCGGGGCTTTTTTGCCCATATCGCCTTTAGCGCTGGTCGCAAACGCTGGGGCGAGTATGGTTATCCTGGAGATACAACATGAACGATTTTACTCTGAATGCTGAAGTGCGTTCCGACCTGGGGAAAGGTGCGAGCCGCCGCCTGCGTCGTCTCGCAAGCCTGGTTCCAGCTGTAGTCTACGGTGGCGACAAAGCCCCTGAGTCCATCAGCATGCTGGCCAAAGACGTTGCCAAACTGCTCGAAAACGAAGCGGCCTACAGCCACATCATCGAGCTGAACGTAGGTGGTTCCAAGCAGAACGTCGTGATCAAGGCCCTGCAACGCCACCCAGCCAAAGGCCACGTGCTGCACGCCGACTTCGTCCGCGTTGTTGCCGGTCAGAAGCTGACTGCTGTTGTTCCAGTGCACTTCATCAACGAAGCTGCTCCGGTCAAGAAAGGCGGCGAAATCTCGCACGTGACTTCGGAAATCGAAGTGTCCTGCCTGCCGAAAGACCTGCCTGAATTCATCGAAGTCGACCTGGCTGACGCCGAAATCGGCACGATCATTCACCTGTCCGACCTCAAGGCCCCTAAAGGCGTTGAGTTTGTTGCCCTGGCACACGGCGATGACAAGGCTGTTGCCAACGTCCACGCTCCACGTGTTGCTCCAGAAGCTACCGAAGAAGGCGCTGCAGAGTAATTTCACTCTGTCGCCGGAGTGACCGGAACCATCGCGGACTGGAACGTAGCGAGACAGCGGGCGAGAACGCGAAGTTTACTTAACGGTAGATCCGCACTGTTCATCCACTGTCGCTTCGAACTGACCGCGACGTTATCCACACTCCAGGAAGGGCCCCTATCGTGACTGCCATAAAACTGATCGTTGGCTTGGGAAATCCAGGCGCTGAATACGAACAGACCCGGCATAACGCAGGGGCCCTTTTTGTTGAGCGCATCGCGCACGCACAAGGCGTCAGCCTGGCAGCCGATCGCAAATATTTCGGCCTGACCGGGCGCTTCTCGCACCAGGGTCAGGATGTTCGCCTGTTGATTCCCACCACCTACATGAACCGTAGCGGCCAGGCCGTGGCGGCATTGGCTGGTTTCTTTCGCATCAAGCCGGAAGAAATCCTGGTGGCCCACGACGAACTCGACCTGCCTCCGGGCGTTGCCAAGCTCAAGCAGGGCGGCGGCCACGGCGGTCACAACGGGTTGCGCGACATCATCGCGCAACTGGGCAATCAGAATACCTTTTACCGCCTGCGGCTCGGCATTGGCCACCCGGGCGTTGCCAGCATGGTTTCAAACTTTGTCCTGGGTCGTGCGCCTCGCGCCGAACAGGAAAAACTCGATGCCAGCATCGACTTTGCCCTCGGCGTGCTGCCGGATATCCTCGCCGGTGAATGGAACCGCGCGATGAAAAACCTGCACAGCCAGAAGGCCTGACACTCACTCCTCGGGGAAACACCATGGGATTCAATTGCGGCATCGTCGGCCTGCCTAACGTCGGTAAGTCCACCCTGTTCAACGCCCTGACCAAATCCGGTATCGCGGCCGAGAACTTCCCCTTCTGCACCATCGAGCCGAACAGCGGCATCGTGCCGATGCCCGATGCGCGCCTGGACGCCCTGGCGGCAATCGTCAATCCCAAGCGCATCCTGCCGACCACCATGGAATTCGTCGACATCGCGGGCCTGGTGGCCGGTGCTTCGAAAGGCGAAGGCCTGGGCAACAAGTTCCTGGCCAACATCCGTGAAACCGATGCCATCGCCCACGTGGTGCGCTGCTTCGAAGACGAGAACGTGATTCACGTCTCCAACAGCGTCGACCCGAAACGCGACATTGAGATCATCGACCTGGAACTGATCTTCGCCGACCTCGACAGCTGCGAGAAGCAACTGCAGAAAGTCGCCCGCAACGCCAAGGGTGGCGACAAGGACGCCGTGGTCCAGAAAGGCCTGCTGGAGCAACTGATCGCCCACTTCACCGAAGGCAAGCCTGCGCGCAGCCTGATGAAAAACATGGGCGCCGACGAGAAGCAGGTGATCAAGGGCTTCCACCTGCTGACCACCAAGCCGGTGATGTACATCGCCAACGTCGCTGAAGACGGCTTCGAAAACAACCCGCACCTGGACGTGGTCAAGGCCATCGCCGAAGAAGAAGGCGCCGTGGTCGTTCCGGTCTGCAACAAGATCGAAGCGGAAATCGCCGAGCTGGACGACGGCGAAGAGAAGGACATGTTCCTTGAAGCCCTCGGCCTGGAAGAGCCGGGCCTGAACCGCGTGATCCGTGCCGGTTACGAGATGCTTCACCTGCAGACCTACTTCACCGCTGGTGTCGAAGAAGTCCGCGCCTGGACCGTCCGCGTCGGTGCCACCGCTCCGCAAGCCGCTGGCGTGATCCACACCGACTTCGAAAAAGGCTTTATCCGCGCCGAAGTCATCGCCTACAACGACTTCATCCAGTTCAAGGGTGAGGCCGGTGCCAAGGAAGCCGGCAAATGGCGCCTGGAAGGCAAGGAATACGTGGTCAAGGACGGCGACGTGATGCACTTCCGCTTCAACGTCTAATGCCTGCCTGCTTGCGTAATCGGAAGTAGGAAAAAGCTCTGCTGCTGTTTGAAAAGCCCCTTCATTGGGGCTTTTCGCTGTCTGGCGACAGGGATGAAGCCATCGCGTGGCAGCCAACCCACCGCCACGCGACCGTCTCGAGCAGGCATCAGGTCAACAGATGCCCTGGATCGACCTCTGGCGCGACGCCAACCATCCCTACCCCGGCATCAGGCGCGAAGATCATGTGGTCCTCGTCAAGGCTTTCCCGCCAGTCTCCAGCAAGGCCGATCTGGAACCAGTGGCCCTGTGCATCCGCCTCTACATCCTTCAGGTAGGTGCGATCCGATGCTTGGTTGTAAACCACCTTCAGCGTCGTGCCCGTCCCCTCTCCGAAGCCGGTATAGCCCAGCGCCGATACATCGATCCTGTCGTCGACCGTGAAGCCTTCGATAAGGTCGGTGAAGCTCTGGCTGTCCGTGCGATAGCTGTCCTCGGTGGAGGTATAGCGGAAAATGTCGGCGTTCTGCTGATGATCGGTCCAGAGAGAGAGGTCGGTTCTGTCGCCGCCGTTGAGGCGGTCAGCGCCCCTGCCGCCGATGATGACATCTGCGCCCGCACCGCCGTTGATGCGATCATTACCGTCCAGGCCATAGATGATTTCCGACAAGGCAGAACCGGTGATCGTGTCTTGGGTAGCCGAACCTTCTACAGTGGGCGCGGTGAACACCAGGTGGGTGCCGTTCAACTGCCCCACCCAATTGCCGTCCAGGGCCAACTCAAACCGCTGCCCAGCGGCGTCGGCATCGAAGCTCTTGAGGTAGGTGCGCGTGCCGTCGGCGCTGGCCACCACGGCCAAGGTTGCGTCGTGACCATTGCCGATGCCGATGAAGCCCAGGCCTATAAGGTCGATGCGATCCTGAAAGGCATCGAAGTCCAGGATCCGGTCGCTGCTGTTTTGCGTATCGGTACGGAAGCTGTCGCTCAGTTCGGTAAAACGGAAGATGTCAGCGCCAGCGCCCCCTTGCAGAAGATCGCGCCCGCCATTGCCCTGGAGCACATCGTCGCCCGCCAGGCCGTGGATGATCTCGGCGGCATCGGAGCCTTGCAGGATTTCCTCGCCGGCGCCCCCCTCCACATGAAGATTGCCATCCTGGCTGCCGAAGCCGGTATCTACGCTGCCATCCGCGTTCAAGCGAATGACGCTGAAGTCCCCGCTGCTCGTGCCGGCAGCCACGATCTTGCCATCGGCTTGTACCGCCAAGGCCACCGGCGTGTCCGCCTCGAAGGTCACCTTGCCATGGGCACCAAAGCCGGTATCAAAGGAACCGTCAGCGTTAAGCCGTGCCACGGTAGCCCAGGGGTCGCCTGCGACATAGCCCATGACAATGATCTTGCCGTCCGCCTGCAGGGTAACCACCGAGTCTTCGCCGAAGCCCATGGCGGGGCTCAGGTAAAGGACGCCGTTGTCACCGAAATGGCTGTCCCGCTGACCATCAGGGGTGAAGCGCTGCAGGGCGTACGTCGGTTCTCCCATGCCGGCCGCATTGTAGGCCGCTGCGACCACGACACCGCCGTCGGCCTGCACCGCCGTCGAAATCCCTCCGTTGTAGTACGGGTCGGCGGGGATGTTCACTGTCAGCACGCCTTTGTCGCCAAAGCCATCGACGAACGTGCCATCGTCGCCGACCCTCGTCACGGTGGCCTGGTCAAACCCGCGGGCACTGACCTGGAAGGTGCCATCGGTATTGGCCGTCAGGTCGATATCCTTGAAGTCATGGCTGATGCCGACCGTCATGACACCGCCCTGGCCAAAGGTTGCATCGCGCGTCCCATCGCTGTTGTAGCGCTCCACCTGTATACCGGTATTCAGCGCCACGGCGACAAGCACCTTGCCATCGGACTGCACCGCCGTCAGCTCGTAGCGCGACGCCGGGGCTATCGCGGCAGGGACAATGTCGATGCCTGCGTCATGGAAGCCGGTGTCCAGGCTGCCATCGGCGTTCAGGCGAACAACGCAGTGGTTCTGTTCGTAACCGTAGCTTTCCTCGCCGGGCGCCCCGGGGTATCCCCAGGCTAGGTATTCGGTATAGCCGCCAATCAGTATCTTGCCGTCCGGTTGGATAATGATGCTCTGGTTATCGTCGAACAGGCCGTTGAGATCGACCTGGACAGTGCCAGGACCCGTTCTCACGGTATGGGTACTTTCCGTCGTACTGTCGGCGGTTGCCATGGCTTAATCCTTTAAGGGGGAGCTGGACCCGTGACTTTAGTAAAGGGTTCAGGATTTGCACGCTGCCCCGACGCGCCGACGCGCCCCACTCGACGAGCGGCGTGTGCTGGCCGGTTGGCTTCGCTGGTGAGCTCAGGAGCCGGGCCTGGCATGCGGTACCCTGTAGTCGCCCACAAAAAAGCCGCGTTGATTCGCGGCTTTTTTGTGGGCGGGTATCAACCGGCCCTGGGTAATGCTCGTTGAATCGCGGGGCTAGAACAAATAGCCCATGTAGACGGCCGCGCCGCCACCGGCCTGCACGCCGGCGTTCATGCCCGCCATGACCAACGCGCCCTTGGCCGACTGCAACAGCTGGCGGTTGACTGTGCTATGGGCGATCAGCGAGGTGGCCGGAGTGGAGCTCATCGCCACTGACAAGGCCAGCAGCTTGGGATCGAGCCCGAACAACAGGGCGGTGGCCGAACCACCGACCACCAGGCCTGCGCCCACCTCGGTGTACAGGCAAGGTCCGGTGATGTCGTCGTCGGTCAGGTCACGGCTGGCCAAGGCATCGCTGACAAACACCTTGCCAGTGCTGGGAAAGGCCTCTGCCGCGCCGGCCGCGCCCACGCTCTTGCCCTTGATCTGCAAATTGACCTTGCCGAAGCGTGGCAGCCGCGCACCAAACCCGACGCCCAGGCCAACACCGCCGTAGCAGTAGCTGACGTCCTTGCCCTCTGGCGAACGCAGGATGATCGAACCGCCACTGCCCGCCACGATCGCCACGGTGACGCCGCCACCGCTGGCGGTCTGGTATTGCCAGCGACTTTCATTGACCGGGATTGGGATGTTGTAGCTCATACGTTCAAAATCCTTTATGTGAATGAACCGCACCGCGGCCGCGCTGACGCAAGACGCTGGCCAGGCCGACGAGGGAGAACACCAGGCCGATCGCGCCCAGGACCGCCGAAGTACCCCACAGCGCCCCCAGGTCATCGACGATGGCGCTGCCGGCCGGCTGCTCGGGCAGGTAATGCACGCGCACAGCCTGATCCTGCTGGTAGCCAAAGATAAAGCCGCCCTGGGGATAGGATATTTTTTCACCGCTGGCGCTGGTGAAGGCGATCTCAGGGTGCGAGCCGCCGGCATTCAGGCGGCTGACGACACCGTCGGCGATCTGTGCGCGCGCGAGAAACTCGCGGCGCTCAAGGGTGAGATTGACCGTGATGACCAACAGGCCGATACCGATCAGGGCAAACAGCAGGCCCAGCAATACCTTCCCGATGGGTGACGAAGAGTCGTTAGCCATGATTGTCTCGCAATCGTCCTTGAAAGAGGGCCGTCAGGATAACAAGAAGTGTCACGCTGTCGCACCCTCGGCAAGCATTTCGCCAAGCACCTGCCCGTCAGCCCCTGGCGCCTACGCGTCCCTGCGCATCAGGACCCGCGTAACGCGACGCTCCTGCACCTCCACGACGGTCACGTTCCACCCCTCCCAATGCAATTGGTCGCCGATGACTGGCAAGCGATCCAGCAGGCTCATGACCCACCCGGCGAGTGTCTGGTAATCATCGGTCGCTTGCGCCTGGAAATCGACGTGCTCGCGGATCTGGCTAAGATTCAGCGCACCGCTGACCAGATAGCCATCGTCCTGCGCGACGATGTTCGGCCCTTCGATTTCACTGGCGTCCGGCAGCTCGCCGGCGATGGATTCGAGGATGTCGGTCATGGTGAGCAGGCCGATGAAGTCGCCGAATTCGTTCACCACGAACGCAATGTGGGTGGACGCCTTGCGCATCTGCTCCAACGCGTTGAGGATCGTGAAGCTGTCCAGCAGGTTGATGGCCTGGCGCGCCATGGCTTCCAGGTTGGGCGGATTGCCGGCGAGCATTTCCTTGAGCAATTCCTTCTTGTGGATAAAGCCCAAGGGCTCATCCACGCGCCCTTCCCGAATCAACGGCAGTCGGGAATACGACGAATGCATCAACCTCGTACGGATCGCTTGCGGCGCGTCGTCCAGGTCAATGTGGTCGACCTCCGCACGCGGTGTCATCACCGTGCGGATCGGG contains:
- a CDS encoding calcium-binding protein codes for the protein MATADSTTESTHTVRTGPGTVQVDLNGLFDDNQSIIIQPDGKILIGGYTEYLAWGYPGAPGEESYGYEQNHCVVRLNADGSLDTGFHDAGIDIVPAAIAPASRYELTAVQSDGKVLVAVALNTGIQVERYNSDGTRDATFGQGGVMTVGISHDFKDIDLTANTDGTFQVSARGFDQATVTRVGDDGTFVDGFGDKGVLTVNIPADPYYNGGISTAVQADGGVVVAAAYNAAGMGEPTYALQRFTPDGQRDSHFGDNGVLYLSPAMGFGEDSVVTLQADGKIIVMGYVAGDPWATVARLNADGSFDTGFGAHGKVTFEADTPVALAVQADGKIVAAGTSSGDFSVIRLNADGSVDTGFGSQDGNLHVEGGAGEEILQGSDAAEIIHGLAGDDVLQGNGGRDLLQGGAGADIFRFTELSDSFRTDTQNSSDRILDFDAFQDRIDLIGLGFIGIGNGHDATLAVVASADGTRTYLKSFDADAAGQRFELALDGNWVGQLNGTHLVFTAPTVEGSATQDTITGSALSEIIYGLDGNDRINGGAGADVIIGGRGADRLNGGDRTDLSLWTDHQQNADIFRYTSTEDSYRTDSQSFTDLIEGFTVDDRIDVSALGYTGFGEGTGTTLKVVYNQASDRTYLKDVEADAQGHWFQIGLAGDWRESLDEDHMIFAPDAGVGMVGVAPEVDPGHLLT
- a CDS encoding peptidyl-tRNA hydrolase, producing the protein MTAIKLIVGLGNPGAEYEQTRHNAGALFVERIAHAQGVSLAADRKYFGLTGRFSHQGQDVRLLIPTTYMNRSGQAVAALAGFFRIKPEEILVAHDELDLPPGVAKLKQGGGHGGHNGLRDIIAQLGNQNTFYRLRLGIGHPGVASMVSNFVLGRAPRAEQEKLDASIDFALGVLPDILAGEWNRAMKNLHSQKA
- the ychF gene encoding GTP-binding protein (EngD; translation-associated GTPase; the crystal structure of the Haemophilus influenzae YchF protein showed similarity to the yeast structure (PDB: 1NI3); fluorescence spectroscopy revealed nucleic acid binding; the yeast protein YBR025c interacts with the translation elongation factor eEF1), encoding MGFNCGIVGLPNVGKSTLFNALTKSGIAAENFPFCTIEPNSGIVPMPDARLDALAAIVNPKRILPTTMEFVDIAGLVAGASKGEGLGNKFLANIRETDAIAHVVRCFEDENVIHVSNSVDPKRDIEIIDLELIFADLDSCEKQLQKVARNAKGGDKDAVVQKGLLEQLIAHFTEGKPARSLMKNMGADEKQVIKGFHLLTTKPVMYIANVAEDGFENNPHLDVVKAIAEEEGAVVVPVCNKIEAEIAELDDGEEKDMFLEALGLEEPGLNRVIRAGYEMLHLQTYFTAGVEEVRAWTVRVGATAPQAAGVIHTDFEKGFIRAEVIAYNDFIQFKGEAGAKEAGKWRLEGKEYVVKDGDVMHFRFNV
- a CDS encoding kinase, with amino-acid sequence MTASRLTLPSPAKLNLMLHILGRRPDGYHELQTIFQFLDYGDEITFAVRDDGVIRLHTEFEGVPHDSNLIVRAAKKLQEQTGCALGIDIWIEKILPMGGGIGGGSSNAATTLLGLNHLWQLGWDADRLAALGLELGADVPVFVRGHAAFAEGVGEKLTPVEPEEPWYLVLVPQVSVSTAEIFSDPLLTRNSPPIKVRPVPKGNSRNDCLPVVARRYPDVRNALNLLGKFTEAKLTGTGSCVFGGFPSKAEADKVSALLTETLTGFVAKGSNVSMLHRKLQSLL
- a CDS encoding 50S ribosomal protein L25, which codes for MNDFTLNAEVRSDLGKGASRRLRRLASLVPAVVYGGDKAPESISMLAKDVAKLLENEAAYSHIIELNVGGSKQNVVIKALQRHPAKGHVLHADFVRVVAGQKLTAVVPVHFINEAAPVKKGGEISHVTSEIEVSCLPKDLPEFIEVDLADAEIGTIIHLSDLKAPKGVEFVALAHGDDKAVANVHAPRVAPEATEEGAAE
- a CDS encoding membrane protein — encoded protein: MFLRHFIVFSFIALLAGCAGFGARESVQGHGNPAQWREHKTQLSGLDGWQIDGKIGIRAPKDSGSGTLFWLQRQDYYDIRLSGPLGRGAARLTGRPGQVALEVANQGRYEAPTPEALLEEQLGWKLPVSHLTWWVRGLPAPDSKSRLTLDADSRLSNLEQDDWQIEYLSYAQQNGYWLPERIKLHGSNLDVTLVIKQWQPRKLGQ
- a CDS encoding ribose-phosphate pyrophosphokinase (catalyzes the formation of 5-phospho-alpha-D-ribose 1-phosphate from D-ribose 5-phosphate and ATP) gives rise to the protein MSKMMVFTGNANPDLARRVVRQLHIPLGDISVGKFSDGEITAEINENVRGKDVFIIQPTCAPTNDNLMELVVMADAFRRSSATRITAVIPYFGYARQDRRPRSARVAISAKVVADMLTVVGIDRVLTVDLHADQIQGFFDIPVDNIYGSPVLVDDIEDQRFENLMIVSPDIGGVVRARAVAKSLGVDLGIIDKRREKANHSEVMHIIGDVEGRTCILVDDMVDTAGTLCHAAKALKEHGAAKVFAYCTHPVLSGRAIENIENSVLDELVVTNTIPLSAAAQACARIRQLDIAPVVAEAVRRISNEESISAMFR
- a CDS encoding glutamyl-tRNA reductase, producing the protein MAFLALGINHKTASVDVRERVAFTPEQLVEALQQLCRLTDSREAAILSTCNRSELYIEQDHVSADSVLRWLAGFHDLSLEELRASAYVHEDDAAVRHMMRVASGLDSLVLGEPQILGQMKSAYAVAREAGTVGPLLGRLFQATFNAAKQVRTDTAIGENPVSVAFAAVSLAKQIFSDLQRSQALLIGAGETITLVARHLHDLGVKRIVVANRTLERASILAEQFGAHAVLLSDIPAELVHSDIVISSTASQLPILGKGAVESALKLRKHKPIFMVDIAVPRDIEPEVGELDDVYLYSVDDLHEVVAENLKSRQGAAQAAEEMITVGAEDFMVRLRELAAVDVLKAYRQQSERLRDEELQKAQRLLANGGSAEEVLVQLARGLTNKLLHAPSVQLKKLTAEGRLDALAMAQELFALGEGSPDSFSDKKTQ